One part of the Malus sylvestris chromosome 2, drMalSylv7.2, whole genome shotgun sequence genome encodes these proteins:
- the LOC126610762 gene encoding protein IQ-DOMAIN 11 produces the protein MAKKSWLSMVKRFFVSDAQSKQKNEKRRRWIFGKLKIKRRPSLTAPSPTSPSKERTRHEADEEQTKRAMSVAIASTAAAEAAVAAAHAAVEVVRLTGAQPSSSDQCLEEEAKVLSVTTAQREATELAHQCERVQESAVVKIQTAFRGYLARKALRALKGIVKLQAIIRGWAVRRQAMTTLKCLQSIINIQSHACARRLQTIEDAYYGDEHNEFENLRDKIIRMDLNSQRRWDDSVISKKEAEAMFLSKKEAMLKRERIREYSYSHRKSAESDRNKANGRWRYWLDQWVDTQLSKSKELEDLDTVFASNARRTEEFGEKQLRMRNFQKQKIQIEGMDSPVFVPRRSSYHKKQCSLGDENLFASSPVVPTYMAVTKSAKAKTRSLSSPKVRAGNFDTCSESYSPCKKNISLISSVVSEMPISSTTARKMGKSSSLQQRSPSLRGLASPIKSRQTPKDRSFDSECSISYWNRQSTCR, from the exons ATGGCAAAGAAGAGCTGGCTCAGTATGGTAAAGAGGTTCTTTGTTTCAGACGCACAATCCAAGCAAAAAAAT gagaagagaaggagatGGATTTTTGGAAAGCTTAAGATCAAAAGACGACCCTCACTAACAGCACCTTCACCAACATCGCCGTCGAAAGAGAGAACACGACACGAGGCAGATGAAGAACAGACCAAGCGTGCAATGTCTGTGGCTATTGCGAGCACTGCTGCTGCAGAAGCAGCTGTTGCAGCAGCTCATGCTGCTGTTGAGGTTGTACGGCTCACCGGCGCCCAACCATCTTCTTCTGACCAATGTTTGGAGGAGGAGGCAAAAGTGTTGTCAGTCACTACAGCTCAAAGAGAGGCAACTGAATTGGCACATCAATGTGAAAGGGTACAAGAATCTGCTGTTGTCAAAATACAAACTGCCTTCAGAGGTTACCTT GCAAGGAAAGCTTTGAGAGCACTGAAGGGTATAGTGAAGCTACAAGCCATTATCCGAGGATGGGCTGTGAGACGCCAAGCAATGACTACGCTCAAGTGCTTGCAGTCCATAATAAACATCCAATCGCATGCCTGCGCAAGGCGACTCCAAACCATTGAAGACGCTTACTACGGTGATGAACACAATGAGTTCGAAAacttgagagacaagataataagG ATGGATTTAAACAGCCAAAGAAGGTGGGATGACAGCGTTATTTCAAAGAAAGAGGCAGAGGCCATGTTTCTAAGCAAGAAAGAAGCTATGCTCAAGAGAGAACGGATAAGGGAATACTCGTATAGTCATCGG AAGTCAGCAGAATCAGATAGAAACAAGGCAAACGGAAGATGGAGATACTGGTTGGACCAATGGGTGGATACACAGCTTTCTAAAAGTAAAGAGCTTGAGGACTTGGACACAGTTTTTGCTTCAAACGCAAGGCGAACAGAGGAATTTGGAGAAAAACAACTTAGGATGAGAAACTTTCAGAAACAAAAAATTCAGATCGAAGGAATGGATTCTCCGGTTTTTGTTCCAAGAAGATCTTCGTACCACAAAAAGCAGTGCTCGTTAGGGGATGAGAATTTGTTCGCAAGCTCTCCTGTTGTTCCAACTTACATGGCTGTAACAAAATCTGCCAAGGCAAAAACAAGGTCTCTCAGTTCCCCCAAGGTAAGGGCAGGGAATTTTGATACTTGCTCAGAAAGCTACTCGCCATGCAAGAAGAACATCTCTCTTATATCTTCTGTAGTCAGTGAAATGCCGATAAGCAGTACTACCGCACGAAAAATGGGAAAGTCCAGTAGTCTCCAGCAACGATCTCCGAGCTTGAGGGGCCTTGCAAGTCCTATAAAATCAAGGCAGACTCCGAAGGATCGAAGCTTCGACTCAGAGTGCTCAATCTCATATTGGAATAGACAAAGCACATGCAGATGA